From Hydra vulgaris chromosome 07, alternate assembly HydraT2T_AEP, a single genomic window includes:
- the LOC136082295 gene encoding uncharacterized protein LOC136082295 — protein MLRADFPNISSVSIASCPLGDFFTAQCAEIGGCLQKCLPCVVYEVKKIWQKAGIPFINTDKHIRDKIVDLEKKRKDLNKHRNRLSTNLVLKREQFSRMLEEVYDVSQKNCEGIIMKDKTKDIKTRREDADFLNDQKGARVQKMLGKDKISQKFVKNKTKREMKIKNQRIKESVRKQKELVTEKYENTTKNFNTLDDSQDEEYLQPSRKIRKSNVVPLIVPKNIGKDLAPTASRYGISSTALSATLASLINNSSGTTDDFSISKRSILRQKKLSIRKTAFNIKGNFITLAKGKSLTVHFDSKIMLEMKELGKEKVERVAVLISSPDLSDSQLLGILIVEDGTAESLGKAIKKTLQDWELFDYVDCLSFDTTVTNTGWLKGVCTLIEQWRGKALIWMACRHHVYELHIKHFSNVLTGGKTSGPKTELFDRLKGNWKSILEKKINYDNLKRFDSEKKIISFLEKQASESLTFLQNCLDNDIFPRNDYQYFIKLAVLWLGGKVTKFQFRFPMASHHARFMAQGVYYLTYDLLQPQFSNLCPNIISLQEGKLIYEIASFTALFYVPWFIKAPIPAIAPSLDLKAINKMIQYSEFSFKPAEAVLKSLKKHNWYLNERFVVMCLADKCLPVDQLQKIALKLAQTAKPTSYKMGKLNSEIFTDNDKKITKNIEDFIGPESWFLFDLLKMTLHETEWLKTSSLNWEKFSGYIRFKNYVTGLLVVNDCAEWAIKLGQDFIETFRNEEDSQANLLVVADLRLKFQTTEKKSWLKTLK, from the exons ATGCTAAGAGCTGATTTTCCAAACATTTCCTCAGTTAGTATAGCTTCATGTCCTCTTGGTGATTTTTTTACTGCACAATGTGCTGAAATAGGCGGTTGTCTCCAAAAATGTTTACCATGCGTTGTTTATGAGGTGAAGAAAATATGGCAAAAAGCAGGAATTCCTTTTATTAATACTGACAAGCATATcag AGACAAGATTGTTGACTTAgaaaagaagagaaaagatttaaacaaaCACAGGAACCGTTTAAgtacaaatttagttttaaaaagagaaCAGTTTTCAAGAATGCTAGAGGAGGTATATGATGTAAGTCAAAAGAATTGTGAAGGTATTATTATGAAAGATAAAACTAAAGATATAAAAACTAGAAGAGAAGATGCAGATTTTCTTAACGACCAGAAAGGAGCGCGTGTTCAGAAAATGTTGGGTAAagataaaatttcacaaaaatttgtaaaaaacaaaacaaaaagagaaatgaaaataaaaaatcaaagaataaAAGAGTCAGTAAGAAAACAGAAAGAGTTGGTTACTGAGAAATAtgaaaacacaacaaaaaattttaatactttagatGATAGCCAAGATGAAGAGTATCTACAGCCTtctagaaaaattagaaaatctaATGTTGTTCCTCTTATTGTTCCAAAAAATATAGGAAAAGATTTAGCTCCAACAGCATCACGATATGGAATAAGTTCGACTGCACTGAGTGCAACTCTTGCTTCTCTTATAAATAATAGTTCTGGAACGACAGATGATTTTTCTATTTCTAAACGAAGTATTTTGAGGcagaaaaaattaagtataagaAAAACTGCCTTTAATATTAAAGGCAACTTTATTACATTGGCTAAGGGTAAAAGTCTTACTGTACATTTTGACTCAAAAATTATGTTAGAAATGAAAGAACTTGgtaaagaaaaagttgaaagagTAGCTGTACTAATCAGTTCACCAGATCTCTCAGATTCCCAACTTTTGGGTATTTTAATTGTGGAAGATGGCACTGCTGAGTCTCTTGggaaagcaatcaaaaaaactttacaagacTGGGAGCTATTTGACTATGTTGATTGTCTGTCCTTTGACACCACTGTTACAAATACTGGTTGGCTAAAAGGAGTCTGTACTCTTATTGAGCAGTGGAGAGGAAAAGCTTTAATTTGGATGGCTTGTCGTCATCACGTTTATGAATTACATATAAag cACTTCTCAAATGTTCTTACTGGTGGTAAAACAAGTGGACCAAAGACTGAGTTATTTGATAGGCTGAAGGGTAATTGGAAATCGATTCTTGAAAAGAAGATAAATTATGATAACCTAAAAAGATTtgactcagaaaaaaaaattatatcttttttggaaaagCAG gctTCTGAATCATTAACATTCCTTCAAAATTGCCTAGATAATGATATATTTCCAAGAAATGACTAccagtattttataaaattagcaGTTCTTTGGTTAGGTGGCAAAGtaacaaaatttcaatttagaTTTCCAATGGCTTCGCATCATGCCAGGTTTATGGCACAGGgagtttattatttaacatatgatCTTCTTCAGCCACAATTCAGTAACTTATGTCCTAACATAATATCATTGCAAGAGGGAAAGCTGATTTATGAAATTGCTTCATTTACAGCACTATTTTATGTTCCATGGTTTATTAAAGCTCCTATCCCTGCCATAGCACCTTCTTTAGATCTAAAAgctattaataaaatgatacaATATTCTGAATTCAGTTTCAAACCAGCAGAAGCCGTACTGAAATCACTTAAAAAGCACAATTGgtatttaaatgaaagatttgtGGTTATGTGTCTTGCTGATAAATGTTTACCTGTAGATCAGTTACAAAAAATAGCTCTTAAATTAGCTCAAACAGCGAAGCCCACCAGTTATAAGATGGGGAAACTGAATTCCGAAATTTTTACtgacaatgataaaaaaataactaaaaatattgaagacTTTATTGGTCCTGAAAGCtggtttttatttgatttattaaaaatgacattacaTGAGACAGAATGGCTTAAAACTAGTTCATTAAACTGGGAAAAATTTTCAGgttatattagatttaaaaattatgtcacTGGTCTTCTTGTTGTAAATGATTGTGCAGAATGGGCTATTAAACTTGGTCAAGACTTCATTGAAACTTTCAGAAACGAAGAAGATAGCCAAGCTAATTTATTAGTTGTTGCAGATCTTCGGCTAAAATTTCagacaacagaaaaaaaatcttggttgaaaactttaaaataa